In Actinomycetota bacterium, one DNA window encodes the following:
- a CDS encoding OB-fold domain-containing protein, producing MTEVGIFGIGAYVPYWRLDRSIIGRAWGIPAMRGERAVASADEDALTMAVEAALEATAGVSPADIDGVIFASTTAPYREKQSAATIATVLDCRKDILTIDLGDSLRGATTAIRIACDTIRAGSASVVVVCAADMRQGEPESAYEQMFGDAGGAVVLASAEWATGHGFASLPVRVLTAAGVADEIIGPWRDESQRYVRSFEAKVDTQFGYAKQAVAAASRVLDHGRKPSKAVIPAPDPRAQAAVASKLDIPRETLQDLYFDTIGNTGTAAPLVMLAGALETAAAGDTVLVVGAGDGADAILMEVSPALEKARGSGTIGTLTPKIQARGQLASYESYARSRRLVERERAPMWSSAVTYWRDIPMELPLYGMTCRQCGTVQYPTGRRCMECSAPGPHEQTKLARRGRVFTFTLDHLVLGEYWNEPKPRAVVDLKGGGRLFCELTDCDPSEVTVEMPVELTFRCLHEGAGFRNYYWKGRPLRTPGAGGSEPAVGAGTSAKGS from the coding sequence ATGACTGAGGTAGGCATCTTCGGAATCGGCGCCTACGTCCCCTACTGGCGCCTCGACAGGTCCATCATCGGACGCGCCTGGGGCATCCCGGCCATGCGAGGCGAGCGTGCCGTCGCCTCTGCCGACGAGGACGCTTTGACGATGGCGGTGGAAGCCGCACTGGAGGCAACGGCCGGGGTCTCGCCGGCGGACATCGACGGCGTCATCTTCGCCTCGACCACGGCCCCCTACAGGGAGAAGCAGTCGGCGGCGACCATCGCAACGGTGCTGGACTGCCGCAAGGACATCCTCACCATCGACCTCGGTGACTCCCTGCGCGGAGCGACCACGGCCATTCGGATCGCCTGCGACACCATCAGAGCCGGGTCCGCGTCGGTGGTCGTGGTCTGCGCGGCGGACATGCGGCAGGGCGAGCCGGAGTCGGCCTACGAGCAGATGTTCGGGGACGCCGGAGGTGCGGTCGTCCTGGCCTCGGCTGAGTGGGCCACGGGCCACGGATTCGCGTCGCTTCCGGTCCGCGTCCTGACGGCGGCCGGCGTCGCCGACGAGATCATCGGTCCCTGGCGAGACGAGTCGCAGCGGTACGTGAGGTCTTTCGAGGCCAAGGTGGACACCCAGTTCGGCTACGCCAAGCAGGCCGTGGCGGCTGCCTCCCGCGTCCTGGACCATGGACGCAAGCCGAGCAAGGCGGTCATACCGGCTCCCGACCCGCGCGCGCAGGCTGCGGTGGCTTCGAAGCTGGACATCCCCCGCGAGACGCTGCAGGACCTGTACTTCGACACCATCGGGAACACGGGGACCGCGGCGCCGCTGGTCATGCTGGCCGGTGCGTTGGAGACGGCCGCCGCCGGAGACACGGTCCTCGTGGTCGGAGCTGGTGACGGGGCGGACGCGATCCTCATGGAGGTCTCCCCGGCGCTGGAGAAGGCCCGAGGCTCCGGGACCATCGGGACCCTGACGCCGAAGATCCAGGCCCGCGGACAGCTCGCCAGCTACGAGTCCTACGCCCGCAGCCGTCGGCTCGTGGAGCGGGAGAGGGCCCCGATGTGGTCGTCCGCCGTCACCTACTGGCGGGACATACCGATGGAGCTCCCGTTGTACGGCATGACCTGCCGCCAGTGCGGGACCGTCCAGTACCCGACAGGCCGCCGGTGCATGGAGTGCTCGGCCCCCGGACCTCACGAGCAGACGAAGCTCGCCCGTCGCGGGCGAGTTTTCACCTTCACGCTGGACCACCTGGTCCTGGGCGAGTACTGGAACGAGCCGAAGCCCCGAGCCGTCGTGGACCTGAAAGGCGGGGGAAGGCTTTTCTGTGAGCTCACGGACTGCGATCCGTCCGAGGTGACGGTCGAGATGCCGGTGGAGCTGACGTTTCGTTGTCTTCACGAGGGGGCCGGGTTTCGCAACTACTACTGGAAGGGCCGCCCCCTGCGGACACCGGGAGCCGGAGGCTCCGAACCGGCCGTTGGCGCCGGGACGAGCGCGAAAGGGAGCTGA
- a CDS encoding acetyl-CoA acetyltransferase, which produces MPGIKDRVAVAGVGYTRYGERWESDAEDLLVEAVDEACADAGIEQSDIDAIWVGIFYPFSGMAGTGAADPLKIFGKPATRVENYCASGMDAFRNACYAVASGVVDVALACGVEKITDQGGTGLPAIGGRGHPVMPTPSAPAMFALAATRSFHVHGWTKEDLAQVAVKNHANGVHHPKAHFRRAITVEQAVSAPIVAWPLGRFDCCAVSDGAAAVIITRPETAKNLAHADDFVRVKANALAVHTAWPMFKSSMDYLGFPATRDAAALAYEEAGVKDPAREISFAEVHDCFTITEILNYQDLGFCKEGEGVHLLREGQTSPGGSIPVNVSGGLKCFGHPIGSTGCRMIVESTKQLQGRADGVQVADATLGLAHNLGGPGAVCSVTILGRNDV; this is translated from the coding sequence ATGCCGGGGATCAAGGACAGGGTCGCCGTCGCCGGGGTCGGATACACCCGGTACGGCGAGAGGTGGGAGTCCGACGCCGAGGACCTGCTGGTCGAAGCGGTCGACGAGGCCTGCGCGGACGCCGGCATCGAGCAGAGCGACATCGACGCCATCTGGGTCGGCATCTTCTACCCGTTCAGCGGCATGGCCGGGACCGGAGCGGCCGATCCGTTGAAGATCTTCGGCAAGCCGGCCACGCGGGTCGAGAACTACTGCGCCTCCGGCATGGACGCCTTCCGAAACGCCTGCTACGCCGTGGCCTCCGGTGTGGTCGACGTCGCCCTCGCATGCGGAGTGGAGAAGATCACCGACCAGGGCGGAACGGGCCTGCCCGCCATCGGGGGCCGGGGACACCCCGTCATGCCCACCCCGTCGGCCCCCGCGATGTTCGCGCTGGCCGCAACCCGCAGCTTCCATGTCCACGGCTGGACAAAGGAGGACCTGGCGCAGGTTGCCGTCAAAAACCACGCCAACGGGGTCCACCACCCGAAGGCCCACTTCCGGCGGGCGATCACGGTCGAACAGGCCGTCTCCGCGCCGATCGTCGCGTGGCCGCTCGGCCGCTTTGACTGCTGTGCCGTGTCGGACGGAGCAGCCGCCGTGATCATCACGCGGCCGGAGACGGCGAAAAACCTCGCCCACGCCGACGACTTCGTCAGGGTCAAGGCCAACGCCCTGGCCGTGCACACCGCTTGGCCGATGTTCAAAAGTTCAATGGACTATTTGGGGTTCCCGGCCACCCGCGACGCGGCCGCGTTGGCCTACGAGGAGGCCGGCGTGAAGGATCCGGCGCGTGAGATCAGCTTCGCCGAGGTGCACGACTGCTTCACGATCACCGAGATCCTGAACTACCAGGACCTCGGCTTCTGCAAGGAAGGGGAGGGGGTCCACCTGCTCCGCGAGGGCCAGACCAGCCCGGGCGGGTCGATCCCGGTGAATGTGTCCGGTGGCCTGAAGTGCTTCGGACACCCCATCGGGTCCACGGGGTGCCGCATGATCGTCGAGTCGACCAAGCAGCTGCAAGGCAGGGCGGACGGGGTACAGGTCGCCGACGCAACCCTCGGACTCGCCCACAACCTCGGGGGGCCGGGGGCGGTGTGCTCGGTCACGATCCTGGGCCGAAACGACGTATGA